The Pseudomonas azotoformans genome has a segment encoding these proteins:
- a CDS encoding LysR substrate-binding domain-containing protein, protein MTLTHLRAFCAVVEKGSFRSAARQLDVAQSTLTQSIQTLEKELGVVLLQRSNQGINLTSAGEVFLVRARSITLDCERALLDLQPWKGEPEGHIDLGVTSEPLAELLVPVLSNFTQRFPRIQVHVASGTTKGLVEKVRDGRLDFVLCPLAPNVTDIDLSIDRLYSSSAGIIARKGHPLAQAKSVQELVDCQWISVRSTGVIGGAENRLVQLFRTQGLAPPKIAITTDSLLETLHIVSETDYLTIEPRMLPGMKLFSSALTTIAIEEPLAPRDVCLISRRSAPLTGVSQELTSMLISYSRLVHRSR, encoded by the coding sequence ATGACTCTCACCCATCTTCGTGCGTTCTGTGCCGTGGTCGAAAAAGGCAGCTTTCGCTCTGCCGCACGCCAATTGGACGTGGCGCAAAGCACCCTGACCCAGTCAATCCAGACCCTGGAAAAAGAACTCGGTGTGGTGCTGCTGCAACGCTCGAACCAAGGCATCAACCTGACCTCGGCCGGTGAAGTGTTCCTGGTACGCGCCCGCTCCATCACCCTCGACTGCGAACGCGCCCTGCTCGACCTGCAACCGTGGAAAGGCGAGCCCGAAGGCCATATCGACCTGGGCGTGACCTCCGAACCCCTGGCCGAACTGCTGGTGCCGGTGCTGAGCAATTTCACCCAGCGCTTCCCGCGCATCCAAGTGCATGTGGCCAGCGGCACCACCAAGGGCCTGGTGGAAAAAGTCCGCGATGGACGCCTGGATTTCGTGCTGTGCCCGTTGGCGCCGAACGTCACCGATATCGACCTGTCCATCGACCGTCTCTACAGCTCCAGCGCGGGCATCATTGCGCGTAAAGGCCACCCGTTGGCCCAGGCCAAGTCGGTGCAGGAGCTGGTGGACTGCCAATGGATCAGCGTGCGCTCCACCGGCGTAATCGGCGGCGCGGAAAACCGCCTGGTCCAGCTGTTCCGCACCCAGGGCCTGGCGCCGCCGAAGATCGCCATCACCACCGACTCGCTGCTGGAAACCCTGCACATCGTCTCGGAAACCGACTACCTGACCATCGAGCCGCGCATGCTGCCGGGGATGAAGCTGTTCTCCAGCGCACTGACTACCATCGCCATCGAAGAACCCCTCGCGCCCCGTGATGTGTGCCTGATCAGCCGCCGTTCCGCGCCTCTCACCGGGGTCAGCCAGGAACTCACCAGCATGCTGATTTCCTATTCCCGGCTGGTGCACCGCAGCCGTTGA
- a CDS encoding serine hydrolase domain-containing protein, with product MPLTSYDGLPRASASSVGVDPDRLIAFLDEVKAAGLDLHGFMLHRHGHVVAEGWTWPVDPNEPRVLHSMAKSFTGCAIGLAIEEGCLKLDDRLVTYFPDEVPADAAPRLADMTVEHLLTMRTGHASNTSGSVWRGISTSWIAEFFKIPLAYAPGTEYVYTSAASYMLSALINRVTGQTLHDYLKPRLFIPLDIHNETWDIGPDGVNPGGNGLTAPVSAALKLAVLHAQDGLWNGQQILPAAWVRAATQPQGGPDSRYGYHWMMKPRPAFSALGVFVQMAAVYREHNATLVLVGGMKNSAEIVPSIERHFPAVLGEDRSVKPEADARLEQRLASMAERPSLISNCTAPEDSKRVFAMAENGLGVRQLSFEFAGDVLTFELTDSQTTHRVQVGIDHWLNGLTSMPGRALHHGYEFNNAQIVAGARWLDETTLEMTWIYPQTAFRDRVVCEFKEGGVSFARTVNVNSAGREQEVLVGKSL from the coding sequence ATGCCCCTGACCTCCTACGATGGTTTACCCCGCGCCAGCGCCAGCAGTGTTGGCGTTGACCCCGACCGCCTGATCGCGTTTCTCGACGAGGTCAAGGCCGCCGGCCTCGACCTGCACGGCTTCATGTTGCACCGCCACGGCCACGTCGTTGCCGAAGGCTGGACCTGGCCGGTGGACCCCAACGAACCCCGCGTGCTGCACTCCATGGCCAAGAGCTTCACCGGTTGCGCCATCGGCCTGGCCATCGAAGAAGGCTGTCTCAAGCTGGATGATCGCCTGGTCACCTACTTCCCCGACGAAGTGCCCGCCGACGCCGCCCCACGCCTGGCCGACATGACCGTCGAACACCTGCTGACCATGCGCACCGGCCACGCCAGCAACACCTCCGGCTCCGTGTGGCGCGGCATCAGCACCAGCTGGATCGCTGAGTTCTTCAAGATCCCTTTGGCCTACGCGCCCGGCACCGAATATGTCTACACCAGCGCTGCCAGCTACATGCTTTCGGCGCTGATCAACCGCGTCACCGGGCAAACCTTGCACGACTACCTCAAGCCGCGCCTGTTCATCCCCCTGGATATTCACAACGAAACCTGGGACATCGGCCCCGACGGCGTGAACCCTGGCGGCAATGGCCTCACCGCCCCCGTGTCGGCGGCGCTGAAACTGGCAGTGCTGCACGCCCAGGACGGGCTCTGGAATGGGCAGCAAATACTGCCGGCCGCCTGGGTCCGCGCCGCCACCCAACCCCAAGGCGGGCCGGACAGCCGTTACGGCTACCACTGGATGATGAAACCGCGCCCGGCGTTCAGTGCGTTGGGGGTGTTTGTGCAGATGGCAGCGGTGTACCGCGAGCACAACGCAACCTTGGTGCTGGTGGGCGGGATGAAAAATTCGGCGGAAATCGTGCCCTCTATCGAGCGGCATTTTCCGGCGGTATTGGGTGAGGATCGCAGCGTGAAGCCCGAGGCGGATGCAAGATTGGAGCAGCGGTTAGCGAGTATGGCTGAGCGGCCTTCGCTGATCTCGAACTGTACGGCGCCCGAGGACTCGAAGCGCGTGTTTGCCATGGCTGAGAACGGACTCGGCGTGCGTCAGTTATCGTTTGAGTTTGCCGGTGATGTGCTGACCTTCGAACTGACCGACAGCCAGACGACTCACCGCGTGCAGGTCGGCATCGACCATTGGCTCAACGGCCTCACCAGCATGCCTGGCCGTGCGTTGCACCATGGGTATGAATTCAACAACGCACAGATCGTGGCAGGTGCGCGTTGGTTGGATGAGACCACATTGGAAATGACCTGGATCTATCCGCAGACGGCGTTTCGGGATCGGGTGGTGTGTGAATTCAAGGAGGGTGGCGTGAGCTTCGCTCGTACGGTGAATGTGAACAGTGCGGGGCGGGAGCAGGAAGTGTTGGTGGGTAAATCGCTCTAA
- a CDS encoding sensor domain-containing diguanylate cyclase — translation MSIDPPSQPDSDVYKTLLESTKAIPWRIDWQSMTFSYIGPQIETLLGWTPQSWVSVDDWVERMHPDDREYVVNFCVSQSRAGVDHEADYRALTVNGDYVWIRDVVHVVRKDGEVEALIGFMFDISERKKTEEHLVRLQKQLEEYSYQDGLTGIANRRMFDTVLEREWASAQRSQLPLSLIILDIDFFKQYNDHYGHIKGDECLRQVANTLSQAANRPRDFIARIGGEEFVWLLPETDAASARQVAQRCLHLIRQQQIEHGFSAVSNLLTLSLGVGTRIVKPDSPMLGFVEEVDKLLYQAKRNGRMRAEFADGEV, via the coding sequence ATGAGCATCGACCCTCCGAGCCAGCCCGACAGCGATGTGTACAAGACCTTGCTGGAGTCGACCAAGGCCATCCCTTGGCGCATCGATTGGCAGAGCATGACCTTCAGTTACATCGGCCCGCAGATCGAGACCTTGCTGGGTTGGACTCCGCAGAGTTGGGTGAGCGTGGACGACTGGGTCGAGCGCATGCACCCGGATGATCGGGAATACGTGGTGAATTTCTGCGTGTCGCAATCGCGCGCCGGAGTTGACCACGAAGCGGACTACCGCGCGCTGACGGTGAACGGCGACTACGTGTGGATTCGCGACGTGGTGCATGTGGTGCGCAAGGACGGCGAGGTCGAAGCACTGATCGGGTTCATGTTCGATATCAGCGAACGCAAGAAGACCGAAGAGCACCTGGTGCGCCTGCAAAAACAACTCGAGGAATATTCCTACCAGGATGGCCTGACCGGCATCGCCAACCGGCGCATGTTTGACACTGTGCTGGAGCGCGAATGGGCCAGCGCCCAGCGCAGCCAGTTACCGCTGTCGTTGATCATTCTGGATATCGATTTTTTCAAGCAGTACAACGACCACTACGGCCATATCAAGGGCGATGAATGCCTGCGTCAGGTGGCGAACACCCTGTCCCAGGCGGCCAACCGTCCGAGGGATTTCATTGCGCGTATTGGCGGCGAAGAGTTTGTGTGGTTGTTGCCGGAAACCGATGCGGCGTCCGCCCGGCAAGTGGCGCAGCGCTGCCTGCACCTGATCCGCCAGCAGCAGATCGAGCATGGTTTTTCGGCGGTGTCGAACCTGCTGACCCTGAGCCTGGGCGTCGGTACGCGCATCGTGAAACCCGACAGCCCGATGCTGGGGTTTGTCGAGGAGGTCGACAAGTTGTTGTATCAAGCCAAACGCAATGGGCGGATGCGCGCGGAGTTCGCTGACGGTGAAGTGTGA
- a CDS encoding helix-turn-helix transcriptional regulator: MPGTRVTTYGMQQRSDRPDFYIRDKRGRAALTSPHRHEYFQIQINLGGDTVQHIGGAVRPFPRKALAFILPHRLHVIPHPEEGEFMLINFSQAFFLPQLTCDPLDLEDIPIGQAPELSPFRFQEQLDFILEDAAFEQVKTWLAHMRELDAHRTFGARERLKGYLFQLVGLVCEQYAEPLQAFAANNATRRGRKDALARVQGYIREHLHEPTLNLTDAAAAAFLSPNYLTHLLRKETGKPFSQLVLDRRMQLARTLLLNSAQMIGVVAHRCGFTDEAYFSRCFRKAHGVAPGQFRRQQQGEAL; encoded by the coding sequence ATGCCAGGCACCCGCGTCACCACTTACGGCATGCAACAGCGCAGCGACCGCCCCGACTTCTATATCCGCGACAAACGCGGGCGGGCGGCGCTGACCAGCCCTCATCGCCATGAGTATTTCCAGATCCAGATCAACCTCGGCGGCGACACCGTGCAGCATATCGGCGGCGCGGTGCGGCCGTTTCCGCGCAAGGCGCTGGCGTTTATCCTGCCCCATCGCTTGCATGTGATTCCCCATCCTGAAGAGGGCGAATTCATGCTGATCAACTTCAGCCAGGCGTTTTTCCTGCCGCAATTGACCTGCGACCCCTTGGACCTGGAAGACATTCCCATCGGCCAGGCGCCGGAGCTGTCGCCGTTTCGCTTTCAGGAACAGCTGGACTTCATCCTTGAAGACGCGGCGTTCGAGCAGGTAAAAACCTGGCTCGCCCATATGCGCGAACTTGATGCCCACCGTACCTTCGGCGCCCGCGAACGCCTCAAGGGCTATCTGTTTCAACTGGTCGGCCTGGTCTGCGAACAATACGCCGAGCCGTTGCAGGCCTTCGCCGCCAACAATGCCACGCGGCGCGGGCGCAAGGATGCGTTGGCACGGGTGCAGGGCTATATCCGCGAGCACCTGCATGAACCGACGCTCAACCTCACGGACGCAGCGGCGGCGGCGTTCCTGTCGCCCAACTACCTCACTCATTTGTTGCGTAAGGAAACCGGTAAACCTTTCTCGCAACTGGTGCTCGACCGGCGCATGCAGTTGGCGCGCACCTTGTTGCTCAACAGTGCGCAGATGATTGGCGTGGTCGCGCACCGCTGCGGTTTCACTGACGAGGCGTATTTTTCCCGGTGTTTCCGCAAGGCCCATGGCGTGGCACCAGGGCAGTTCCGTCGCCAGCAGCAGGGCGAGGCGCTGTAG
- a CDS encoding periplasmic heavy metal sensor, which produces MSAQSLKPWLLVSVLLNVFLIGGVGGGVYHWMASAKPVEAVVNQHGLRQAMVKLPPERRRELRQLLRHNRADSQPLVMAGREARLGVIKQLEAPTLDRDVLVAELAKAREADMALRALVDSTLAQFAGTLPREERQKLVEALYLRGQAGGVKPRS; this is translated from the coding sequence ATGAGCGCCCAATCTCTTAAACCGTGGTTGCTGGTCTCGGTGTTGCTCAATGTGTTTTTGATTGGCGGGGTAGGTGGGGGGGTGTATCACTGGATGGCGAGTGCAAAGCCTGTGGAGGCGGTGGTCAATCAGCATGGGTTGCGCCAGGCGATGGTCAAGTTGCCGCCGGAGCGGCGGCGGGAGTTGCGTCAGTTGTTGCGCCATAACCGTGCCGACAGCCAGCCGCTGGTGATGGCGGGGCGGGAGGCGCGGTTGGGGGTGATCAAGCAGTTGGAGGCGCCGACCTTGGATCGGGATGTGTTGGTGGCGGAGTTGGCCAAGGCGCGGGAGGCGGATATGGCGCTGCGGGCGTTGGTGGATTCGACCTTGGCGCAGTTTGCCGGTACGTTGCCTCGGGAGGAGCGACAGAAGCTGGTGGAGGCGTTGTATTTGCGGGGGCAGGCGGGTGGGGTTAAGCCTCGGTCTTGA
- a CDS encoding ABC transporter permease, protein MFRFISQRLAMSVPTLLLISLMVFAIIRLVPGDPALLMLGDMADAHSLEVARASLGLDQPLPVQFVIWLKAVLSGDLGHSITTNEAVLPLILDRFQMSAGIVLVSVLLAALIAVPAGLLSAWKQDSALDFGVVSTATLLLSIPSFWLGLLLLYAFGIKLGWLPVVGYVSFGQSPWQALSFIVLPIVTLTLVELGAITRMARASAIEVLRLEYITHARAKGLSERAVLWRHALRNSFAPTLTLIGLILGNLLSGIAVLETVFTLPGIGRLMVDAIYARDYPVLQGCLLLVTFVYVLVNLLVDLLYPLFDPRVKL, encoded by the coding sequence ATGTTCCGTTTTATCTCCCAACGCCTGGCGATGTCGGTGCCGACCTTGCTGCTGATCTCGCTGATGGTGTTCGCGATCATCCGCCTGGTGCCCGGTGACCCGGCCCTGCTGATGCTTGGCGACATGGCCGACGCCCACAGCCTGGAGGTGGCGCGTGCGTCGCTGGGGCTGGACCAGCCGCTGCCGGTGCAGTTTGTGATCTGGCTCAAGGCGGTGCTCAGCGGTGACCTTGGGCATTCGATCACCACCAATGAGGCGGTGTTGCCGCTGATCCTGGATCGGTTCCAGATGAGTGCCGGGATTGTCTTGGTGTCGGTGTTGTTGGCGGCCTTGATTGCGGTGCCGGCGGGCTTGCTGTCGGCGTGGAAGCAGGACAGTGCGCTGGACTTCGGCGTGGTGTCGACGGCGACGCTGTTGCTGTCGATCCCCAGTTTCTGGCTTGGCTTGCTGTTGCTGTATGCCTTCGGCATCAAGCTCGGCTGGTTGCCGGTGGTGGGTTATGTGTCGTTCGGCCAATCGCCGTGGCAGGCCTTGAGTTTTATCGTGCTGCCGATTGTCACCCTGACCTTGGTTGAACTGGGTGCGATCACGCGGATGGCACGGGCCAGTGCCATCGAAGTGCTGCGCCTGGAGTACATCACCCATGCCCGCGCCAAGGGCCTGTCGGAGCGGGCGGTGTTGTGGCGCCATGCGTTGCGCAACTCGTTTGCACCGACCTTGACCCTGATCGGCCTGATCCTTGGCAACCTGCTCAGCGGCATCGCTGTGCTGGAAACCGTGTTCACCCTGCCGGGTATCGGCCGCCTGATGGTCGACGCCATCTACGCCCGGGACTACCCGGTGCTGCAAGGCTGCCTGCTGCTGGTGACCTTTGTCTATGTGCTGGTCAACCTGTTGGTGGACCTGCTGTACCCGCTCTTCGACCCCAGGGTTAAGTTATGA
- a CDS encoding ABC transporter substrate-binding protein → MNKTLILAGALSAALVGTAHAESVLKVALNADIRSTDPGVNRDTNSDAVIMHITEGLVAFREDATVGPLVAKDVQVSDDGLRYTFHLRDGVKFQNGKALTSADVLWTWKRFLDPKTQWRCAPEFDGHGGAKIVDMSAPDPLTVVFTLDKPNGLFLTSTALPECGGSGILSADSLNADGSWRAPVGTGPFQLGEWKPGQYVELLRNPNYTPRDETEPDGYTGNKSTRLDRVRLLVIPDPAAAKAALLSKNVDLLIDVTPLDATELAAHSGVSVTSSGTMSVNALLFQTRDPLLKDVRLRQAIAHALDSAQIVEALTGGRSKANNSMVASGSHYHSAVEDQGFTFDPAKTAQLLREAGYKGEPIKLIVNKRYAAIFDMGVFVQAMAKASGINLELETLEWGTQLERYQSGNYQMMAFPYSERLDPALSFDSMTGDKDKESRKVWDNPQAREWLREAQREGDISKRQALFDQLHQQMIKDVPMIPMYNGNAIAASRDYVKGLRTWPVSKPRLWTVSVPAAGSN, encoded by the coding sequence ATGAACAAGACTCTTATCCTGGCAGGCGCCTTGTCTGCGGCGCTGGTGGGCACTGCCCACGCTGAAAGTGTATTGAAGGTCGCGCTCAACGCTGACATCCGCAGCACCGACCCGGGTGTGAACCGCGACACCAACTCCGACGCCGTGATCATGCACATCACCGAGGGGCTGGTAGCCTTCCGCGAAGATGCCACCGTTGGCCCGCTGGTGGCTAAGGACGTGCAGGTGTCCGACGACGGCTTGCGCTACACCTTTCACCTGCGCGACGGGGTGAAGTTCCAGAATGGCAAGGCGTTGACGTCTGCTGACGTGCTGTGGACCTGGAAGCGCTTCCTCGATCCCAAGACCCAATGGCGCTGCGCCCCAGAATTCGATGGGCATGGCGGCGCCAAGATCGTCGACATGAGCGCCCCGGATCCCCTCACCGTGGTGTTCACCCTCGACAAGCCCAACGGCTTGTTCCTGACCAGCACTGCACTGCCTGAATGTGGCGGTAGCGGCATCCTGTCTGCCGATTCGCTTAACGCCGACGGCAGCTGGAGAGCCCCAGTCGGCACCGGCCCATTCCAGCTGGGTGAGTGGAAGCCCGGCCAATACGTCGAGCTGCTGCGCAACCCCAACTACACCCCGCGCGACGAAACAGAGCCCGATGGCTACACCGGCAACAAATCCACCCGCCTGGACCGCGTGCGCCTGCTGGTAATCCCGGACCCGGCCGCCGCCAAAGCCGCGCTGTTGTCGAAAAACGTCGACCTACTGATTGATGTCACCCCGCTGGACGCCACAGAGCTGGCCGCCCATTCCGGCGTGAGCGTGACCTCCAGCGGCACCATGTCGGTCAATGCCTTGCTGTTCCAGACCCGCGACCCGCTGCTTAAAGATGTGCGTTTGCGCCAGGCCATCGCCCATGCCCTGGATTCGGCGCAAATCGTCGAGGCGCTCACCGGCGGTCGCTCCAAGGCCAACAACTCGATGGTCGCCAGCGGCAGCCATTACCACAGTGCCGTCGAAGACCAGGGCTTCACCTTCGACCCGGCCAAGACTGCGCAACTGCTGCGCGAAGCTGGCTACAAGGGCGAGCCGATCAAGCTGATCGTCAACAAACGCTACGCGGCGATCTTCGACATGGGCGTGTTCGTGCAGGCCATGGCCAAGGCCAGCGGCATCAACCTGGAGCTGGAAACCCTGGAGTGGGGCACGCAGTTGGAGCGCTACCAGAGCGGCAACTACCAGATGATGGCGTTCCCGTATTCCGAGCGCCTCGACCCGGCCTTGAGTTTCGACTCGATGACCGGCGACAAGGACAAGGAATCACGCAAGGTCTGGGACAACCCCCAGGCCCGCGAGTGGCTGCGTGAAGCCCAGCGCGAAGGTGACATCAGCAAGCGCCAGGCGCTGTTCGATCAACTGCACCAGCAGATGATCAAGGACGTGCCGATGATCCCGATGTACAACGGCAACGCGATTGCCGCCAGCCGTGACTACGTCAAGGGCCTGCGCACCTGGCCGGTGTCCAAGCCGCGCTTGTGGACCGTCAGCGTCCCCGCCGCCGGGAGTAATTGA
- a CDS encoding YXWGXW repeat-containing protein: MRPLATLRFALLAPLALAAFVSTPVFAQTEIIIRQAPPPERVEMVPVERPGYAWDRGHWRWEGRGYGWVPGHWQPVMRNARWEPGHWEAHGPNWYWREGHWIR; this comes from the coding sequence ATGAGACCCCTGGCCACATTGCGCTTTGCCTTGCTTGCTCCGCTGGCCCTTGCCGCGTTTGTCAGCACCCCGGTGTTTGCCCAGACCGAAATCATCATCCGCCAGGCGCCGCCACCGGAGCGCGTGGAAATGGTCCCCGTGGAGCGGCCCGGTTACGCCTGGGACCGAGGCCACTGGCGCTGGGAAGGGCGCGGTTATGGCTGGGTGCCGGGTCATTGGCAGCCGGTGATGCGCAATGCACGTTGGGAGCCCGGCCATTGGGAAGCGCACGGTCCCAATTGGTACTGGCGCGAAGGGCATTGGATCCGCTGA
- a CDS encoding RNA polymerase sigma factor, translating to MNDTDPDVELLARIGNNEPAAVNEMVTRKLPRLLALASRILGDADEAKDVAQESFLRIWRQASTWRSGEARFDTWLHRVALNLCHDRLRRRKERPLNEEAALELADSAPPLDEQLESTERSARMAAALAALPERQREAIVLQYYQELSNIDAAALMNISVEALESLLSRARRQLRRQLADTPGLARPGRGTS from the coding sequence TTGAACGACACTGATCCGGACGTTGAACTGCTGGCACGTATCGGCAACAACGAACCTGCGGCCGTCAACGAAATGGTGACGCGCAAACTGCCGCGTCTGCTGGCACTCGCCAGCCGGATCCTGGGGGATGCCGACGAAGCCAAGGACGTGGCCCAGGAAAGTTTCCTGCGTATCTGGCGCCAGGCATCCACCTGGCGCAGTGGCGAGGCGCGTTTCGACACGTGGCTGCACCGCGTGGCACTCAACCTGTGCCATGACCGCTTGCGTCGGCGCAAGGAGCGGCCTTTGAACGAGGAGGCGGCGCTGGAGCTGGCAGACAGCGCACCGCCTCTGGATGAACAATTGGAAAGCACCGAGCGCAGCGCGCGCATGGCCGCCGCACTGGCCGCTTTGCCCGAGCGCCAGCGCGAGGCGATTGTGTTGCAGTACTACCAGGAGCTGTCGAACATCGACGCCGCGGCCCTGATGAATATCAGCGTCGAGGCACTGGAGAGCCTGCTGTCGCGGGCCCGACGCCAGTTGCGCCGCCAACTTGCCGATACACCCGGGCTCGCCCGCCCAGGAAGGGGAACATCATGA
- a CDS encoding GNAT family N-acetyltransferase translates to MQTLIRVATQDDVDTLFAIRTSVVQNHLSVEQMADLGITPQVLADSIRAAPCVWIAEVEGQPAAFAMVDLAGGEVFAMFVRPTFENLGLGRQLMAVAEAALFEHHDRLFLITDGRDGIRANGFYQRLGWSVVGPVDGDDVRYEKSRAQ, encoded by the coding sequence ATGCAAACGCTAATCCGCGTGGCGACGCAGGACGATGTCGATACGCTCTTCGCCATTCGCACCTCGGTGGTGCAAAACCATTTGAGTGTCGAGCAAATGGCCGACCTGGGCATCACGCCCCAGGTGCTGGCCGACAGTATTCGTGCAGCGCCCTGCGTTTGGATCGCCGAGGTGGAGGGCCAGCCTGCCGCTTTTGCCATGGTCGACCTGGCTGGAGGCGAGGTGTTCGCGATGTTCGTGCGGCCGACTTTCGAGAACCTGGGCCTGGGCCGTCAACTGATGGCGGTGGCCGAGGCTGCGCTGTTTGAACACCATGATCGGTTGTTCCTGATCACCGACGGCCGCGACGGAATCCGTGCCAACGGGTTTTATCAGCGGCTGGGGTGGAGCGTGGTCGGTCCAGTAGACGGCGATGATGTGCGTTACGAGAAGAGCAGGGCGCAGTAA
- a CDS encoding fumarylacetoacetate hydrolase family protein translates to MTDYVFTPTPIPSLAVQGSEARFPLRRVFCVGRNYSEHAREMGHDPDREPPFFFMKPADAVVPAEGVVAYPPLTADLHHEVELVVAIGKGGVDISPEQAFSHIWGYGVGIDLTRRDLQAQAKKLSRPWDWAKAFDASAPTTALQPVSAVGHPSSGKIWLNVNGEQRQVGDLADQIWSVSEVISHASKSVALKAGDLIFTGTPVGVGTLQPGDVVTAGIDGIGELRFTLGQG, encoded by the coding sequence ATGACTGACTATGTATTCACCCCGACGCCCATCCCATCCCTGGCCGTGCAGGGCAGCGAAGCCCGCTTCCCGCTGCGCCGGGTGTTCTGTGTGGGCCGTAACTACAGCGAACACGCCCGTGAGATGGGGCATGACCCGGACCGAGAGCCGCCGTTCTTCTTCATGAAACCGGCGGATGCCGTGGTGCCGGCCGAAGGCGTGGTCGCCTATCCGCCGCTGACCGCCGACCTGCACCACGAAGTGGAACTGGTGGTGGCCATCGGCAAGGGCGGGGTCGATATCAGCCCGGAACAGGCGTTTTCCCACATCTGGGGGTATGGCGTCGGCATCGACCTGACCCGCCGCGACCTGCAAGCCCAGGCGAAAAAGCTCTCACGCCCGTGGGATTGGGCCAAGGCTTTCGATGCGTCCGCACCGACAACGGCGCTGCAACCGGTGAGCGCGGTCGGGCATCCGTCCAGTGGCAAGATCTGGCTCAACGTGAATGGTGAACAGCGCCAGGTGGGCGACCTGGCCGACCAGATCTGGTCCGTCAGCGAAGTGATCAGCCATGCCTCCAAATCTGTCGCACTGAAGGCCGGCGATTTGATCTTTACCGGCACCCCGGTGGGCGTCGGCACCTTGCAACCGGGCGATGTCGTCACCGCCGGCATCGACGGCATCGGCGAGTTGCGTTTCACCCTCGGCCAGGGTTGA
- a CDS encoding ABC transporter permease has product MNKPLPVAPEVLLPAPMRAPRAWRVPPLNALIGAFLLGLLLIMAALGLVWTPHDPLALNLLARLQAPTAAHWLGTDEYGRDVLSRLMIGAHTSLWVSVLTVSMAIIAGTFLGLLAGFLRGWVDRGLMMVNDALLAFPGILLALGLMAIIGPSLYGIVFALSLAYTPSVVRVVRGTVLSLREKEFVEASRVIGNSELYTMLRHIAPNCVAPVCVLATSMFGWAILAESSLSFLGLGVPPPAATWGNMLAASRPYIATASWLGLFPGVCIAMALLAFNLCGDALRDRLDPRMSK; this is encoded by the coding sequence ATGAATAAGCCACTGCCTGTTGCACCCGAGGTGCTGTTGCCCGCACCGATGCGTGCCCCCAGGGCCTGGCGCGTGCCGCCGTTGAACGCGCTGATCGGTGCGTTCCTGTTGGGCTTGCTGTTGATCATGGCCGCGCTCGGCCTGGTGTGGACGCCCCATGACCCGCTGGCGCTGAACCTGCTGGCACGTTTGCAGGCGCCGACCGCCGCGCATTGGCTGGGCACTGATGAATACGGCCGCGATGTGTTGAGCCGCCTGATGATCGGCGCACACACCAGCCTGTGGGTGAGTGTGCTGACGGTGAGCATGGCGATCATCGCCGGAACCTTTCTCGGCTTGCTCGCCGGTTTCCTGCGCGGCTGGGTCGACCGTGGCCTGATGATGGTCAATGACGCGTTGCTGGCGTTCCCCGGCATCCTGTTGGCCCTGGGCCTGATGGCGATCATCGGCCCGAGCCTGTATGGCATCGTCTTTGCCCTGAGCCTGGCCTATACGCCGTCGGTGGTGCGGGTGGTGCGCGGCACCGTGCTGTCGCTGCGGGAGAAGGAGTTCGTCGAAGCCTCTCGGGTGATTGGTAACTCGGAGCTGTACACCATGCTGCGTCACATCGCGCCGAACTGCGTCGCGCCGGTGTGCGTGCTGGCCACCAGCATGTTCGGCTGGGCGATCCTTGCCGAGAGTTCGTTGAGTTTCCTCGGCCTGGGCGTACCGCCACCGGCGGCGACCTGGGGCAACATGCTCGCGGCCAGTCGGCCGTACATCGCCACGGCCAGTTGGCTGGGGTTGTTTCCCGGTGTCTGCATCGCCATGGCGTTGCTGGCGTTCAATCTGTGCGGCGACGCCTTGCGTGACCGCCTTGATCCACGGATGAGTAAATGA